In Citrus sinensis cultivar Valencia sweet orange chromosome 3, DVS_A1.0, whole genome shotgun sequence, the sequence ATgctaaagaacaaaaatgctaCGTCACTACATACGCACAACCCAGGTAACAGATAGAGTCGGTCTATCTTTACTCCACTTTCGCCGCTTATTAAAAAGCCATAGAACCACCACCATCTTCAAACCAACAGTCACTGAACAGTCATCGGTTCAAATGTATATGGAACCGAAAGGCACTATCGTCTTCACCACTGTAGGCAGGCCTTACTACGGCTTCGACGTTTTCTCAATCAAATCGCCATTCGTCAATGCACCAAAATTCCACGAGCATCGCCTCACCGATGGCACTTCCATCAATTTCAACGCCCAGTTTGTCGACGGACAAGATCAAACAATCGCCTTCATCTCCGAGCGTTCCGGTTCTCCCCGTATTTACCAGACCCGACCCGGATCGTCCAAAACGGAGCTGTTACCTTCCATTCCCTGCAGCCTCTTTCACGATCGCCCTGTTGCAAGAAACGACAAGCTCTTCTTCATTTCAGCCCATGAGCAGCCCGACCAAATCTTCAAGAGCTGGTCTGCTCTTTACTCCACCGACCTTAAGGCAAGCAAATTTACCAGATTGACCCCTTATGGAGTTGTCGACTACAGTCCTAGTGTTTCTTACTCTGGCAAATTTATAACCGTTGCCTCTTATGAGTCTCGACCTTGGCCTGGTGAATTCCACGAGCTTAATACGGATatagttgtttttcaagaaTCTGATCCGAATAAGCGAGTGATTGTATGCGAACGAGGCGGCTGGCCCACCTGGTCTGGTGACTCCACCATTTACTTCCACCGCCAAGCTGATGATGGCTGGTGGAGCATTTTCCGAGTTAGCTTCCcggaaaatttagaatttcttGGTTTCCCGATAGCTCCTACTCGTGTGACACCACCGGGTGTTCACTGCTTTACTCCCGCCGCCTTTCACGATGGCAAACGACTCGCCGTTGCAACTCGGAGGAAAAATAGGAATTTTCGACACATTGAGATTTATGATCGCGTATCAAAGGAGTTTTACCCGGTGACTGAGACACTCAACCCGAATTTCCACCATTACAACCCGTTTGTCTCTGCTAATTCAGAGTTCATCGGCTACCATCGATTTCGAGGTGAGTCAACCGAAGGCCAGTCAACCATTCCTCATTTGGAACCGGTAGCGTCTCCGGTTAAAGAACTTCGAATGCTTAGACTCAACGGCTCATTCCCTTCCTTCTCCCCAGACGGTGGTTTGATTGTGTTCAATCatgattttgaattgaatGCTGGAATCAAGATCGCTAAATCTGACGGTTCTAAACGATGGACTCTAATCAAAGACCGTACAGCTTTCTACAACTC encodes:
- the LOC102621537 gene encoding uncharacterized protein LOC102621537; protein product: MYMEPKGTIVFTTVGRPYYGFDVFSIKSPFVNAPKFHEHRLTDGTSINFNAQFVDGQDQTIAFISERSGSPRIYQTRPGSSKTELLPSIPCSLFHDRPVARNDKLFFISAHEQPDQIFKSWSALYSTDLKASKFTRLTPYGVVDYSPSVSYSGKFITVASYESRPWPGEFHELNTDIVVFQESDPNKRVIVCERGGWPTWSGDSTIYFHRQADDGWWSIFRVSFPENLEFLGFPIAPTRVTPPGVHCFTPAAFHDGKRLAVATRRKNRNFRHIEIYDRVSKEFYPVTETLNPNFHHYNPFVSANSEFIGYHRFRGESTEGQSTIPHLEPVASPVKELRMLRLNGSFPSFSPDGGLIVFNHDFELNAGIKIAKSDGSKRWTLIKDRTAFYNSWSPTEKHVIYTSTGPIFQSERATVQIARVSFQLDPSDDNNREEIPCDVKILTKEETGNNAFPSCSPDGKFLVFRSGRSGHKNLFVLDAVNGEFNGDIRQLTDGPWIDTMPSWSPKGDLIAFSSNRHNPDNVEAFSLYVIKPDGSGLRRIHVAGPEGSGDVDRERINHVCFSADGEWLLFTANLGAVMAEPVSWPNQFQPYGDLYVVKLDGSGLRRLTWNGYENGTPAWHPGNQLDLGKLRLEDDIGDKLRGQFDEPLWISCDF